The sequence CCTCAGCATCATTGGGGCAATGTGCGGGTGTTCTTTGATAATTTCTGCAAAAGTCAGGATATAAGAATATATTTTAGATTTAAAAGTCCGGGATTTTTTTACATTTAAACTTAAACGTTCGGCATAATTGCCAAGAACATCGGATATTACAGCCTCGTACAGTTCTTCTTTTCCACCTATGTGATAGTAAATCGTGGCTTTGTTTACCTTTGATTTGTCAGCTATTTCGTCCATTCTACCCCCGTCAAAACCTTTGGCGGAGAATTCTGCAGAAGCTGTTTTCAAGATAATCGTTTTTGTTTTTTCGCTTTTTATACTCATATTG comes from Flexistipes sp. and encodes:
- a CDS encoding TetR/AcrR family transcriptional regulator yields the protein MSIKSEKTKTIILKTASAEFSAKGFDGGRMDEIADKSKVNKATIYYHIGGKEELYEAVISDVLGNYAERLSLNVKKSRTFKSKIYSYILTFAEIIKEHPHIAPMMLREVAGEGNRLTDDAMSQMGEIIKIIREILKTAKSEGYSLPEKNPVVFHALTISSLLFFYSTIPVRERASAAGVVADSTELNISLEEFADSFARILYSSFHKEHS